GAGCGGAAGGCCTGGAGTTCTATCTGGCTTCCGCCCTGCTGCCGACGCGGAAGCGGCCCTACACGTGGGCGTTGTACGGCTTCGCGCGCTACACCGACGAGATCGTCGACACCACGAGATATGCACCTGAGCGCAGAACCGCCCGCTTCGAAGCCTGGAACGGCGCTGTTGAAGCCGCCCTGCGGAGCGGGGACAGCAGCCACCCTGTCCTGCACGCGTTGATGCGCACTCTGGGCCGGTGGGATATTCCTGCCTGCCATGTGCGGGAGTACCTCGTTTCCCAGGAGATGGACCTGCGCGTGACGGAGTACGCCACGTACGCCGATCTGCGCGGGTTCATCGAGCGCGCGTCATTGTCGTTCGGGCGGCAGATGCTGCCTGTCCTCGAACCTTTGGACCGTGTCCTGGCGGGCAGGGGCGGCGATGCCATGAGCGAGGCGATGCAGCTCACGAACATCGTGCGCGATGTCCAAGAGGACTACCGACTGGGGCGCGTCTACCTTCCGCAGGAGGACCTGTCCGCCTGCGGCGTGAGCCCCCGAGACCTCTCGGGCACGCGGGTGACCCCGCAGATGCGGGCAGTGGTGCGCAAGCAGGTGG
This is a stretch of genomic DNA from Streptomyces sp. NBC_00536. It encodes these proteins:
- a CDS encoding phytoene/squalene synthase family protein, which produces MEAWEAGCGTRKAQAARTREAFAYCRRVLVGAEGLEFYLASALLPTRKRPYTWALYGFARYTDEIVDTTRYAPERRTARFEAWNGAVEAALRSGDSSHPVLHALMRTLGRWDIPACHVREYLVSQEMDLRVTEYATYADLRGFIERASLSFGRQMLPVLEPLDRVLAGRGGDAMSEAMQLTNIVRDVQEDYRLGRVYLPQEDLSACGVSPRDLSGTRVTPQMRAVVRKQVGRARELLVTAELQEGALPPSSRPAVRAVHSIYGALLREVEMRDFDVFTSRVRLGPWRKAAIGSSALAERLSDRFACRRTAAVVATA